A single window of Micrococcaceae bacterium Sec5.1 DNA harbors:
- a CDS encoding phosphatase PAP2 family protein, with protein sequence MFPQSTPGSVPVQRLPAPKHWLAVGLILVAVVIAVGLTVQIVPGFTSAELAVDQNFSRNHNPVLTGLALALNLLFEPVVGALVVLATSLYLLLIRRSAQKAVLFALTVGSGWLSCQLFKVVIGRIRPDPALLLDPLAPEPVSNSFPSGHTCLAVALVLGAYFLARGSRAEKPVLWTGMILAAIVAWSRVYIGAHYPLDVMASFPATIGVVVLMAGLWNRQAPSIVARYQSARDRRATMDS encoded by the coding sequence ATGTTCCCGCAATCCACACCTGGCTCCGTACCAGTCCAGCGGCTGCCCGCGCCCAAACACTGGCTGGCCGTTGGGCTTATTTTGGTGGCAGTCGTCATCGCCGTCGGGCTGACGGTCCAAATCGTGCCAGGCTTCACGTCGGCTGAGCTGGCTGTGGATCAGAACTTCAGCCGCAACCATAACCCTGTCCTGACCGGTTTAGCCCTGGCCTTGAATCTGCTGTTCGAGCCTGTGGTGGGAGCGCTGGTGGTGCTCGCCACAAGTCTGTATCTCCTGCTGATTCGACGTTCGGCACAGAAAGCTGTGCTGTTTGCCCTCACGGTGGGTTCGGGATGGTTGAGCTGCCAACTGTTCAAGGTGGTCATCGGCAGGATCCGGCCAGACCCGGCACTCTTGTTGGACCCGCTGGCACCGGAGCCGGTATCCAACAGCTTTCCCAGCGGTCACACCTGTCTGGCCGTCGCCCTGGTTTTGGGAGCGTATTTCCTGGCCCGGGGTAGCCGCGCGGAGAAGCCGGTTCTCTGGACAGGAATGATCCTCGCAGCGATCGTCGCATGGTCCCGTGTCTACATCGGCGCGCACTATCCACTGGATGTCATGGCATCGTTTCCGGCAACCATTGGCGTCGTCGTGCTGATGGCTGGTCTCTGGAACCGTCAAG
- a CDS encoding MFS transporter has translation MTTTQQDQNFSLRSIALPAFGPALLFCIGEGAVLPVIALSARDLGASVAVSALIVTLIGLGSWLFNIPASLITIKFGERWAIVGAGAVGALALGAAAFAPQMEHGIWLLAAAMTLVGMSASVFNLARQKYLTEAVPVMFRARALSTLGGVTRIGIFIGPFIGAGVMQFAGISGAYWVGFVGMMAAAALSLTIPDLVAPDTSDGGPVIPASTLRNVAASHAGVFLSVGFGILLLSALRASRQVVIPLWADHLGMDATQASLIYGLSGAIDMLVFYPAGKLMDRKGRQWVAVPSTVIMGAALILIPFTGGFVPLLLAALLIGFGNGISSGLIMTLGADFSPDNGRSHFLGIWRFIADSGATGGPVLLSALTAAISLAAGVWATGVLGFAAAAVFAVAIPRLKHRRNY, from the coding sequence ATGACAACCACCCAGCAAGACCAAAACTTCAGCCTCCGCAGCATTGCTTTACCGGCCTTCGGGCCTGCGCTGTTGTTCTGTATCGGCGAGGGGGCGGTTCTTCCGGTGATCGCGCTCTCGGCGCGTGATCTTGGAGCATCCGTGGCAGTCTCCGCGTTGATCGTGACGCTGATCGGCTTGGGGTCCTGGCTCTTCAATATCCCGGCATCGCTCATCACTATAAAGTTCGGCGAACGCTGGGCAATTGTTGGGGCAGGTGCCGTAGGAGCCCTTGCCCTCGGTGCGGCAGCTTTCGCTCCACAGATGGAGCATGGGATCTGGTTGCTCGCCGCGGCCATGACATTGGTGGGTATGTCTGCGAGCGTTTTCAACCTGGCCCGCCAGAAGTACCTCACCGAGGCAGTTCCGGTGATGTTCCGCGCCCGTGCGTTGTCCACCTTGGGCGGCGTTACGAGGATCGGCATCTTTATCGGACCGTTCATCGGTGCCGGCGTGATGCAGTTCGCGGGAATCAGCGGGGCGTACTGGGTTGGCTTTGTCGGGATGATGGCCGCTGCTGCTTTGTCGCTCACCATCCCGGATCTGGTGGCTCCCGATACGTCCGACGGCGGACCAGTCATCCCGGCGTCAACGCTGAGAAATGTGGCTGCTTCCCATGCCGGTGTGTTCCTGTCTGTGGGCTTCGGAATTCTGCTGCTCAGCGCTCTGCGAGCCTCGCGCCAGGTGGTCATCCCGTTGTGGGCCGACCACTTGGGCATGGATGCCACGCAGGCATCGCTGATCTACGGACTCTCCGGCGCAATCGACATGTTGGTGTTCTATCCGGCCGGGAAGCTGATGGATCGCAAGGGACGGCAGTGGGTGGCGGTTCCTTCCACAGTGATTATGGGGGCGGCGTTGATCCTCATCCCGTTTACTGGTGGGTTCGTTCCGTTGCTGTTGGCTGCCCTGTTGATTGGCTTTGGCAACGGCATCAGTTCCGGGCTCATCATGACATTGGGCGCCGACTTCTCACCGGATAACGGAAGGAGCCACTTCCTTGGCATCTGGCGGTTCATTGCCGATTCAGGTGCAACGGGTGGGCCGGTGCTCCTGTCCGCCCTGACTGCTGCCATTTCGCTCGCAGCTGGCGTCTGGGCCACCGGCGTCCTGGGCTTCGCAGCGGCAGCGGTGTTCGCCGTCGCGATCCCTCGACTGAAACATCGGCGGAACTACTAG
- a CDS encoding cell wall anchor protein: MNSTIRRCLIGTCFAGGLIALGGTAANAADTTSGKDGTLSGTQVVAPVTAPVSTGATSLALVGDSSSTTKAPAAAPATGAAPAASTNGSNGVGSGTQVVAPVTAPINLGSSSVGLLGGSTATGPAKPAAPTAPSSSTTAAGTNGTGGTASGTQVVAPVTVPVTVGSTSTGVLGDSSATTTPAATTGSAPAQAPAQATTSGGEGIASGAQVVAPILVPVNIGATAAGVAADSTATSGAPSNTGSAPAAATPGATTNGSDGVASGTQVVAPVTAPVTVGSTSAGVLGDSSASTAGTSGGTAPAGTSGATTNGSGGIGSGTQVVAPVTAPVTVGSTSAGVLGDSSAGTAGTSGGTAPAGTSGATTSGSKGIGSGTQVVAPVTAPVTVGSTSAGVLGDSSASTAGTSGGTAPAGTSGATTNGSGGVASGTQVVAPITAPVTVGSTSAGVLGDSSANTAGTSGGTAPAGTSGATTNGSGGIGSGTQVVAPITAPVTIDSTSLGIGGASVGAITPPVVNPPVVNPPVVNPPVVNPPVVNPPVVNPPVVNPPVVNPPVVNPPVVNPPEVSQPAGSGGLGIDTGTNNPGTEIGGPGFGNAGVGTTGVGAAQLGGSVVTAGGTQGVLTAGAATGVGSSNSLATTGLDGSFTLWAVGLLLMGLALSAAGRRKATANRI; encoded by the coding sequence ATGAACTCGACAATTCGCAGGTGCCTGATCGGCACATGCTTTGCCGGAGGCTTGATAGCCCTCGGCGGGACCGCGGCCAACGCGGCAGATACGACCAGTGGAAAGGACGGAACCCTTTCCGGTACACAGGTGGTGGCACCGGTGACAGCGCCAGTCAGCACAGGCGCGACGTCACTAGCCCTGGTGGGAGATTCATCCTCAACCACAAAGGCGCCCGCAGCCGCTCCGGCTACGGGGGCGGCGCCAGCTGCAAGCACCAACGGTTCCAACGGCGTTGGCTCCGGGACACAGGTAGTCGCGCCCGTAACAGCGCCCATAAACCTGGGCTCGTCATCAGTGGGTCTGCTGGGGGGCTCCACTGCGACGGGCCCAGCCAAACCTGCCGCTCCAACTGCACCAAGCAGTTCGACGACGGCGGCTGGCACCAACGGTACTGGCGGCACAGCCTCCGGTACCCAAGTAGTTGCACCGGTGACGGTCCCCGTAACTGTGGGATCGACGTCGACGGGTGTCCTGGGGGACTCATCGGCAACGACAACACCAGCAGCAACAACAGGTTCTGCGCCGGCCCAAGCGCCTGCGCAGGCAACAACGTCGGGGGGAGAAGGCATCGCATCCGGCGCTCAGGTAGTGGCTCCGATATTGGTCCCTGTTAACATCGGAGCCACTGCCGCGGGTGTGGCTGCAGATTCAACAGCCACGTCCGGCGCACCCTCGAATACAGGCAGCGCGCCTGCTGCCGCTACGCCCGGAGCTACTACCAATGGATCGGATGGCGTTGCTTCCGGGACTCAGGTGGTTGCTCCGGTTACCGCTCCGGTGACTGTTGGTTCGACGTCGGCGGGTGTGCTGGGCGATTCGTCAGCCAGCACTGCCGGTACTTCCGGCGGGACTGCACCGGCGGGAACGTCGGGCGCTACCACCAACGGTTCTGGTGGCATTGGCTCCGGGACCCAGGTGGTTGCTCCGGTTACAGCTCCGGTGACTGTTGGTTCGACGTCGGCTGGTGTGCTGGGCGATTCGTCGGCTGGCACTGCTGGCACCTCTGGCGGGACTGCTCCCGCGGGAACGTCGGGCGCTACGACCTCCGGGTCCAAGGGCATTGGCTCCGGGACTCAGGTGGTCGCTCCGGTTACCGCTCCAGTGACTGTTGGTTCGACGTCGGCTGGTGTGCTGGGCGATTCTTCGGCCAGCACTGCCGGTACTTCCGGCGGGACTGCTCCGGCTGGGACCTCGGGTGCTACCACTAATGGATCGGGCGGCGTCGCTTCCGGGACTCAGGTGGTTGCTCCGATTACAGCTCCGGTGACTGTTGGTTCGACGTCGGCTGGTGTGCTGGGCGATTCTTCGGCCAACACTGCCGGTACTTCCGGCGGGACTGCTCCGGCGGGGACCTCGGGTGCTACGACTAACGGTTCTGGCGGCATTGGCTCCGGGACCCAGGTCGTCGCTCCGATTACGGCTCCTGTCACTATCGATTCCACTTCGCTTGGCATCGGTGGCGCTTCAGTTGGAGCCATCACGCCACCGGTTGTGAATCCTCCGGTAGTGAATCCTCCCGTTGTGAATCCGCCGGTAGTGAACCCGCCGGTTGTGAATCCGCCGGTCGTCAACCCTCCCGTTGTGAATCCTCCCGTTGTGAATCCTCCGGTAGTGAACCCTCCCGTCGTCAACCCGCCGGAGGTTAGCCAGCCTGCTGGTAGTGGAGGACTTGGCATCGACACGGGCACCAACAATCCGGGGACCGAAATTGGGGGTCCCGGATTCGGGAACGCTGGCGTCGGAACCACCGGCGTAGGGGCCGCTCAACTAGGTGGCAGCGTGGTGACCGCAGGCGGCACTCAAGGTGTGCTGACAGCAGGCGCCGCGACCGGCGTCGGGAGTTCCAACTCTCTGGCCACGACGGGATTGGACGGCAGCTTCACCCTCTGGGCAGTCGGCCTTCTTCTCATGGGCTTGGCACTTTCAGCAGCCGGACGTCGGAAGGCAACCGCTAACCGCATCTAG